Proteins encoded within one genomic window of Fusobacterium simiae:
- a CDS encoding diol dehydratase small subunit: protein MDQELLERMVKEVMASLAGNSTINDEVTPKSTNTNKVNRQDYPLSKNRTDLVKSATGKKLEDFTIENVMNGKIGAEDCRIAPETLEMQAQIAESVGRNAFARNLRRASELIAVPDTRVLEIYNALRPYRSTKVELLKIADELEDKYNAKVNAQLVREAAELYEKRDRLRKD, encoded by the coding sequence TTGGATCAAGAATTATTAGAAAGAATGGTAAAAGAAGTTATGGCTTCTTTAGCAGGAAATAGCACTATAAATGATGAAGTAACTCCAAAAAGTACAAATACAAATAAAGTAAATCGTCAAGATTATCCATTAAGTAAAAATAGAACTGATTTAGTAAAATCAGCAACAGGAAAAAAATTAGAAGATTTTACTATTGAAAATGTTATGAACGGAAAAATTGGAGCAGAAGACTGTAGAATAGCTCCTGAAACTCTTGAAATGCAAGCACAAATAGCTGAAAGTGTTGGAAGAAATGCTTTTGCTAGAAATTTAAGAAGAGCTTCTGAACTTATAGCTGTTCCTGATACAAGAGTGCTTGAAATATATAATGCTTTAAGACCATATAGATCTACAAAAGTAGAATTATTAAAAATAGCTGATGAACTAGAAGATAAATATAATGCAAAAGTTAATGCTCAACTTGTAAGAGAAGCAGCAGAACTATATGAAAAAAGAGATAGATTAAGAAAAGACTAA
- a CDS encoding propanediol/glycerol family dehydratase medium subunit produces MQLNDKDIRNIIEEVVKRYLSSSDNSEIKDTPVNNTVQTEERVGSKLELIEEGEAKKGTRSDEVIIAVAPAFGKYQTETITHIPHADVLKEIMAGIEEEGLVPRVIRVLRTSDVSILANDGAKLSGSGIGVGLQSKGTAVIHQKDLFPLTNLELFPQAPLIQREHYRMIGKNAAKYAKGESPKPVPQMNDQMARPKYQSIAALLHIKETEHVKVNAKPVQLKVVFK; encoded by the coding sequence ATGCAACTAAATGATAAGGATATTAGAAATATCATAGAAGAAGTAGTAAAAAGATATTTAAGTAGCTCTGATAATTCTGAAATAAAAGATACTCCTGTTAATAATACAGTACAAACAGAAGAAAGAGTTGGAAGTAAATTAGAATTAATAGAAGAAGGGGAAGCTAAAAAAGGAACAAGAAGTGATGAAGTCATAATTGCGGTAGCTCCTGCTTTTGGAAAATACCAAACTGAAACTATTACTCATATACCACATGCAGATGTTTTAAAAGAAATTATGGCAGGTATAGAAGAAGAAGGTTTAGTTCCAAGAGTTATAAGAGTGTTAAGAACATCTGATGTTTCAATACTTGCAAATGATGGAGCAAAACTAAGTGGTTCAGGAATAGGTGTAGGACTTCAATCAAAGGGAACAGCAGTTATACACCAAAAAGATTTATTTCCGTTGACTAATCTTGAACTGTTTCCACAAGCTCCTTTAATTCAAAGGGAACATTATAGAATGATAGGAAAAAATGCAGCTAAGTATGCAAAAGGAGAATCTCCTAAGCCAGTTCCACAAATGAATGACCAAATGGCTAGACCTAAATATCAATCAATAGCAGCATTATTACATATAAAAGAAACTGAACATGTAAAGGTAAATGCAAAACCAGTTCAATTAAAAGTTGTATTTAAATAA